Proteins encoded together in one Triticum dicoccoides isolate Atlit2015 ecotype Zavitan chromosome 7B, WEW_v2.0, whole genome shotgun sequence window:
- the LOC119339725 gene encoding BURP domain-containing protein 3-like, translated as MQVACVEHAAGTAAPEQYWKSLLPNTPMPSSLFQLLNASSVSASVGAEHQKPRGTTVGVRTRFRYHTYLMGTTEVHADPSVALFFLEKDLQMRTGQKKLMKVDFMATRGAGDKFLLRSEADAIPFTTEKLPQILSRFSVKPGSLESSEMAQTLQDCEARAAQGEQMWCATSLESMIDFAMSSLGSNELRAMSTAVGKEGTPMQEYTLTGVTHPVADQLVVCHMEPYAYAVFACHLTRATRAYIVSMAGEDGTDVEAVALCHADTAGWNPTHVAFQVLKVKPGTVPVCHLVPQDHVVWTRSLLEQSLWRRKLLEYDSVSRLLLGHSTPPVSLQPPHPLQSALPIATPGPCSPFITSSSASSLLLPFLVTVVVTAHADSVLCAEYGSRSKSNDNFHTHLLNFAELRRCQ; from the exons ATGCAGGTTGCGTGTGTGGAGCATGCAGCTGGGACTGCGGCTCCGGAGCAGTACTGGAAGTCTCTTcttcccaacactcccatgccaagCTCCCTCTTTCAGCTCCTCAACGCGTCGTCGGTGAGCGCCAGTGTGGGGGCGGAGCATCAGAAGCCCAGGGGCACCACGGTGGGCGTTCGCACCCGCTTCAGATACCACACATACCTCATGGGCACAACGGAGGTGCACGCCGACCCCAGTGTCGCGCTCTTCTTCCTGGAGAAGGACCTGCAGATGCGCACCGGCCAAAAAAAGTTGATGAAGGTCGATTTCATGGCCACCCGGGGGGCAGGAGACAAGTTTTTGCTGCGAAGCGAGGCCGACGCCATCCCATTCACCACCGAGAAGCTCCCACAAATCCTTAGCCGCTTCTCCGTGAAGCCGGGCTCCCTTGAGTCGTCGGAGATGGCGCAGACGCTTCAAGACTGCGAAGCGCGGGCGGCCCAAGGTGAGCAGATGTGGTGCGCCACGTCTCTGGAGTCCATGATCGACTTCGCCATGTCAAGCCTCGGGAGCAACGAGCTGAGGGCCATGTCCACCGCCGTTGGCAAGGAGGGAACACCGATGCAGGAGTACACATTGACCGGCGTGACGCACCCCGTCGCTGACCAGCTCGTGGTCTGCCACATGGAGCCGTACGCATACGCCGTGTTCGCATGCCACCTGACACGGGCGACGAGGGCGTACATAGTGTCGATGGCCGGTGAGGACGGCACGGACGTCGAGGCCGTCGCGCTGTGCCACGCGGACACGGCCGGCTGGAACCCAACGCACGTCGCCTTCCAGGTGCTCAAGGTGAAGCCCGGCACTGTGCCGGTCTGCCACCTGGTGCCACAGGACCACGTCGTCTGGACCCGCAGCC TATTGGAACAG AGCTTATGGAGGAGGAAGCTACTAGAGTATGACTCTGTCTCGCGCCTCCTCCTTGGCCACTCCACACCGCCAGTGTCCCTCCAGCCTCCGCACCCCCTGCAATCTGCTCTGCCCATTGCCACGCCAGGCCCGTGCTCCCCATTCATAACATCTTCCTCCGCCTCCtctcttctcctccccttccttgtTACAGTAGTTGTTACTGCACATGCTGATTCAGTTCTATGTGCAGAGTATGGTAGCCGCAGCAAGTCGAACGACAATTTCCATACTCACCTGCTGAACTTTGCCGAGCTCCGCCGCTGTCAGTAA
- the LOC119335769 gene encoding disease resistance protein RGA5-like — MQVATGALSPLLHKLGDLLVAELTLSSRVKKGVQSLTTELELMYVVLSKVGDVPADELHPQVRIWAGKVRELSYNMEDAVDAYMVRVCDGSQVELGPNNLKNRVKKFFKRTKKLFTNGKALHQISGAIHDAQELANQLGELRQRYDLVASTDGVANAIDPRLKAVYRDVTELVGIEDRRDEVIEKLFNGDDMSKQQLKTLSIVGFGGLGKTTLTKAVYDKIIKQFDCGVFVSVSRNPDITKIFKNMLYGLDSSKFANINEAIRDHEQLMNELRVFLQDKRYLIVIDDIWSEDAWEIIKCALPKSDLGSQVIITTRITSVSEACCPSCDDIIHKMKSLDNDDSKRLFYKRIFPQGSECPVELEQVSREILKKCGGVPLAIITIASLLASNDQQIKPKYQWDNLLSSIGRGLEEGGTAKDMQRILSFSYYDLPCYLRTCLLYLSIFPEDFEIDRDRLIWKWIAEGFIQGGEQDIRLFELGERYFTELINRNLIQPSYVDFHGRVRSCLVHDMTLSNFHVLRVLDLEGCNLQKSSQQIDLRKAAIFANNELKNVYGDAIQCWSARTFNVPLC; from the exons ATGCAGGTCGCGACCGGGGCCCTgagccccctcctccacaagctcggGGACCTGCTCGTGGCCGAGCTCACCCTGAGCAGCCGCGTGAAGAAGGGCGTCCAGTCCCTCACCACGGAGCTGGAGCTGATGTACGTCGTCCTCTCCAAGGTCGGCGACGTGCCGGCGGACGAGCTCCACCCGCAGGTCCGGATCTGGGCGGGCAAGGTCCGGGAGCTCTCCTACAACATGGAGGACGCCGTGGACGCCTATATGGTCCGGGTGTGCGACGGCAGCCAAGTTGAACTCGGCCCCAACAACTTGAAGAACAGAGTCAAGAAGTTCTTTAAGAGGACCAAGAAGTTGTTCACCAATGGCAAGGCTCTGCATCAGATCTCCGGCGCCATCCACGACGCCCAGGAGCTCGCCAACCAGCTGGGTGAGCTCCGTCAGAGGTACGATCTTGTGGCATCCACGGATGGTGTAGCGAATGCCATTGATCCTCGCCTCAAGGCTGTGTACAGGGATGTCACAGAGCTTGTAGGCATTGAGGATAGGCGGGATGAGGTGATTGAGAAGCTTTTTAATGGGGATGACATGTCTAAGCAGCAGCTCAAGACACTCTCTATTGTTGGATTTGGTGGATTGGGCAAGACAACGCTTACCAAAGCAGTGTATGACAAGATCATAAAGCAGTTCGACTGTGGCGTGTTTGTTTCGGTGTCACGGAATCCCGACATAACAAAGATTTTCAAGAATATGTTGTATGGACTAGACAGTAGTAAGTTTGCGAACATCAACGAAGCCATTAGGGACCATGAACAACTCATGAATGAGCTGAGAGTGTTTCTTCAGGATAAGAG GTACTTAATTGTCATTGATGACATTTGGAGTGAGGATGCATGGGAAATTATCAAGTGTGCTTTGCCTAAAAGCGATCTTGGTAGTCAAGTAATAATAACAACTCGCATAACCAGTGTCTCCGAAGCATGTTGCCCATCTTGTGATGATATTATTCATAAGATGAAATCTCTTGATAATGATGACTCCAAAAG gctcttctacaAAAGAATATTCCCTCAAGGAAGTGAATGTCCTGTTGAACTGGAGCAAGTATCTAGAGAGATTTTGAAGAAATGTGGTGGCGTGCCACTAGCCATCATTACTATAGCCAGTCTGTTAGCCAGTAATGATCAGCAGATAAAGCCAAAGTATCAATGGGATAACTTACTGAGTTCTATTGGTCGTGGACTTGAAGAAGGTGGTACTGCGAAGGATATGCAGAGAATACTATCCTTTAGTTATTATGATCTACCTTGTTATCTAAGGACTTGTTTATTATATCTCAGTATATTTCCAGAAGATTTTGAGATAGATAGAGACCGGTTGATATGGAAGTGGATAGCCGAAGGCTTTATCCAAGGTGGAGAACAAGACATTAGACTATTTGAGCTTGGAGAGAGATACTTCACTGAGCTGATAAACAGAAACTTGATCCAGCCATCATATGTTGATTTTCATGGTAGGGTGCGAAGTTGTCTCGTACATGATATG ACTCTTTCAAACTTCCATGTTCTGCGTGTATTGGATTTAGAAGGTTGTAATCTTCAGAAAAGCAGCCAACAGATTGATCTTAG GAaagctgcaatttttgcaaacaatGAACTTAAGAACGTGTATGGTGATGCCATCCAGTGTTGGTCGGCTAGGACATTTAATGTGCCTCTATGTTGA